The following proteins come from a genomic window of Fontisubflavum oceani:
- a CDS encoding ABC transporter substrate-binding protein, whose amino-acid sequence MTFTRKLPLSAAAVALSVTAVAAQEVEVLHWWTSGGEAAALNVLKGDLEGQGIGWMDMPVAGGGGSDAMTVLRARVTAGDPPTAVQMLGFSIQDWAAEGALANLDDLAAEQNWSDVVPEALQRFSTYDGSWVAAPVNVHSTNWVWANTALMEELGIEQPGTWDEFVAAMQAAQDAGYTALAHGGQAWQDATIFDSMVMGVGGPEFYQAAMVDLDADALGSDQMVEAFQRMETLRGFVDDNFSGRDWNLASAMVANGDALFQIMGDWAKGEFINAGQTAGVEFQCFRVPGTEGTVTFNSDQFAMFNVSDETAMASQMSMASSVMSPEFQVAFNTVKGSVPARTDISDEAFDACGQLGMAQLAEAAENGTLFGSMAHGHANNPSVQNAMYDVITAHFNGEYDAATAAEEMVTAVSIAQ is encoded by the coding sequence ATGACATTCACTAGGAAACTGCCGCTCTCGGCAGCTGCGGTGGCCCTGTCGGTCACAGCCGTGGCGGCGCAAGAGGTTGAGGTGCTGCACTGGTGGACCTCAGGCGGCGAAGCGGCGGCGCTGAACGTGCTGAAAGGGGATCTGGAAGGCCAGGGCATCGGTTGGATGGACATGCCCGTCGCTGGCGGCGGCGGATCTGACGCGATGACCGTGCTGCGCGCCCGGGTGACGGCTGGCGATCCGCCGACCGCGGTGCAAATGCTCGGGTTCTCGATCCAGGATTGGGCCGCCGAAGGCGCGCTTGCAAATCTCGACGATCTGGCTGCTGAGCAGAACTGGTCCGATGTTGTGCCTGAGGCGTTGCAGCGCTTCTCCACCTATGACGGCTCTTGGGTGGCGGCGCCGGTGAACGTGCATTCGACCAACTGGGTCTGGGCAAATACCGCGTTGATGGAAGAGCTCGGCATCGAACAGCCCGGAACATGGGATGAGTTCGTCGCCGCAATGCAAGCGGCACAGGATGCAGGTTACACCGCGCTCGCCCATGGTGGACAAGCCTGGCAGGACGCTACGATCTTCGACTCCATGGTGATGGGCGTCGGCGGGCCGGAGTTCTATCAGGCCGCGATGGTCGATCTGGATGCGGACGCCCTAGGCTCCGATCAGATGGTTGAAGCGTTCCAGCGGATGGAAACCCTGCGCGGCTTCGTCGATGACAATTTCTCTGGTCGCGACTGGAACCTCGCCTCGGCGATGGTTGCCAATGGCGATGCGCTGTTCCAGATCATGGGCGACTGGGCAAAGGGGGAGTTCATCAATGCAGGTCAGACCGCCGGCGTCGAGTTCCAGTGCTTCCGCGTGCCCGGCACCGAAGGCACCGTGACCTTCAACTCCGACCAGTTTGCGATGTTCAACGTCTCAGACGAGACGGCAATGGCCTCGCAAATGTCCATGGCGTCGTCGGTGATGAGCCCGGAATTCCAGGTGGCGTTCAACACCGTCAAAGGCTCTGTGCCGGCACGGACCGACATCTCGGATGAAGCGTTTGACGCCTGCGGCCAGCTTGGCATGGCGCAGCTGGCGGAAGCGGCCGAGAACGGGACACTGTTTGGCTCCATGGCCCATGGCCACGCCAACAATCCGTCGGTGCAGAACGCGATGTATGATGTGATCACCGCACATTTCAACGGCGAGTATGACGCGGCCACCGCGGCCGAGGAAATGGTCACCGCTGTCTCGATCGCACAGTAA